A stretch of the Streptomyces venezuelae genome encodes the following:
- a CDS encoding roadblock/LC7 domain-containing protein, translating to MTTPQTAGNEGRGRGSGQLNWLLDELVDRVGSIRKAVVLSGDGLPTGSSKELTREDSEHLAAVASGFHSLAKGVGRHFESGTVRQTVVELDEAFLFVMAAGDGSCLAVLSDADSDVGQVAYEMTLMVKRVGDHLATAPRTGLPAGG from the coding sequence GCCGGGGCTCCGGCCAGCTCAACTGGCTCCTGGACGAACTGGTCGACCGGGTCGGCAGCATCCGCAAGGCGGTGGTGCTGTCCGGAGACGGTCTGCCCACCGGCAGCTCCAAGGAGCTGACCCGGGAGGACAGCGAGCACCTGGCCGCCGTGGCCTCCGGCTTCCACAGCCTCGCCAAGGGCGTCGGCCGGCACTTCGAATCGGGCACGGTCCGCCAGACGGTGGTGGAACTGGACGAGGCCTTTCTCTTCGTCATGGCCGCGGGTGACGGCAGCTGTCTGGCCGTCCTGTCCGACGCGGACTCCGATGTGGGGCAGGTCGCCTACGAGATGACCCTGATGGTCAAGCGGGTGGGCGACCACCTGGCGACCGCGCCGCGCACCGGACTGCCCGCCGGCGGGTGA
- a CDS encoding DUF742 domain-containing protein, producing MADNGPADNSPADNSPAGHAHWFDDDAGPVVRPYAMTRGRTSHAGQHRLDLIALVFAEPAADDPVWDMTLSPEHADILVLCRERPQSVAELAAELDLPIGVVRVLIGDLVDEELVHVTRPVPPAELPDETILREVIDGLRAL from the coding sequence CTGGCTGACAACGGACCGGCCGACAACAGTCCGGCCGACAACAGCCCGGCCGGGCACGCCCACTGGTTCGACGACGACGCCGGCCCTGTCGTCCGCCCGTACGCGATGACCCGCGGCCGGACCAGTCACGCCGGCCAGCACCGGCTCGACCTGATCGCCCTGGTCTTCGCCGAACCCGCGGCCGACGACCCCGTCTGGGACATGACCCTCTCCCCGGAACACGCCGACATCCTCGTGCTGTGCCGGGAACGCCCCCAGTCGGTCGCCGAACTCGCGGCCGAACTCGACCTTCCCATCGGCGTGGTGCGGGTCCTCATCGGCGATCTCGTCGACGAGGAGCTGGTCCATGTCACCCGGCCGGTACCACCGGCCGAACTGCCCGACGAAACCATTCTGCGTGAGGTGATCGATGGCCTTCGGGCGCTCTAG
- a CDS encoding GTP-binding protein, giving the protein MAFGRSSRTGGMHVVPPVEPLTLKILVAGGFGVGKTTLVSAVSEIRPLRTEETLSEPGRDIDDTRGVEAKSTTTVAMDFGRITLREDLVLYLFGTPGQDRFWFLWDELAQGALGAVVLADTRRLEDCFAAIDYFERRDIPFLVAVNCFDGAHRHPVVTVREALDLDPGVPLLLCDARDRESVKDILVGVVEHAMTLARDRRQPART; this is encoded by the coding sequence ATGGCCTTCGGGCGCTCTAGCCGGACCGGCGGCATGCACGTCGTGCCGCCGGTCGAACCGCTGACCCTGAAGATCCTGGTCGCGGGCGGCTTCGGGGTCGGCAAGACGACCCTGGTCAGTGCGGTGAGCGAGATCAGACCGCTGCGTACGGAGGAGACCCTCTCCGAACCCGGCCGCGACATCGACGACACCAGGGGAGTGGAGGCGAAGAGCACCACCACCGTGGCGATGGACTTCGGCCGGATCACCCTCCGCGAGGACCTGGTGCTCTACCTGTTCGGCACCCCCGGGCAGGACCGCTTCTGGTTCCTGTGGGACGAGCTCGCCCAGGGCGCCCTCGGCGCCGTGGTGCTCGCCGACACCCGCCGCCTGGAGGACTGCTTCGCCGCCATCGACTACTTCGAACGGCGCGACATCCCCTTCCTGGTCGCGGTCAACTGCTTCGACGGGGCACACCGCCACCCGGTGGTCACCGTCCGGGAGGCGCTGGACCTGGATCCGGGCGTTCCGCTGCTCCTCTGCGATGCCCGTGACCGCGAGTCGGTCAAGGACATCCTGGTCGGAGTCGTGGAGCACGC